From the Salipiger sp. CCB-MM3 genome, the window ATTTCGGGAATCGCGCTGTTCTTTCATTGGAACATGGGCTGGTTTCACGGCATGCACGAATGGCTGAGCATGGTGCTGATCCTGCCCTTCGCCCTGCACCTGTGGAAGAACTGGCGCCCGATGACCGCCTATATGCGCAAGCCTGCCTTCGGGCTGGCGATGGTGGCGTCGCTGGTGATGGCTTTGGCCTTCGTGGTGCCGTCGCTGTCGGGTGCGGACGGTGCGCCAGGCGGCGGGCGTCCGCCGCAGTTCGCCGCTGCCGGGCTGGTGCTCGAAGGCAGCGTGGCCGAAGTGGCGGCGCTGATCGACGTGCCTGCGGCCGACCTCGGTGCCACGCTGACGGAGGCGGGGTTTGCGGTCGGCGGGCAGGAGGAGAGCCTTGCCTCGATCGCCCGCGCCTCGGGGCGGAGTGACGGCGAGATCCTTGCCGCGCTGATCGGGGCGGAGCGCTGAGCCGTCGGTTGCGACATGCGTATTTGAAAAGAGAAGAAGGCCCGGAGCAATGCACCCCGGGCCTTCTTTTATATCAAGGTGTGCGTCGGTGTTTCGTCAACAGCCCGCCCCGGCGGCGCGTCAGAACGGCACGTCGCCCGCCGAATCTGCAGCGGTGACGAAACGGGCCACCACTTTCTTGACGCCTGCCTTCTCGAAGTCGATCTCGAGCTTGTCGCCTTCGATGGCGACGATGGCGCCATAGCCGAATTTCTGGTGGAAGACGCGCTCACCGGTCTCGAAGGCCGAGACCGCCTGCAGGTCGATCACCTGATTGCGGCTCTCGCGAGGCTGGCTGACCGAGCGGGCGCTGGAGGAGCGTTCCTGCAGGCGTTTCCAGCCCGGGGAATTGTAGACATTGGCCTCGGCGGCGCGGCTTTCCAGCCCCGATCCGCCGCCAAAGCCGCTGTTCATGCCCGCGGCGCCATAGCCGCCGCCGTAGAGGCCGGGCGGGGTGAGAATCTCGACGTGCTGCTCGGGCAACTCATCGATGAAGCGCGAGGGCAGGGCCGATTGCCACTGGCCGAACACGCGCCGGTTGGCGGCGAAGGAGATGGTGCAGAGCTCCTCGGCGCGGGTGATCCCGACATAGGCGAGGCGGCGCTCTTCCTCGAGCCCCTTGAGGCCGCTTTCGTCCATCGAGCGCTGGGAGGGGAAGAGCCCGTCCTCCCAGCCCGGCAGGAACACCGCGGGAAATTCGAGACCCTTGGCCGCGTGCAGCGTCATGATCGAGACCTTGGCGCCGGCCTCTTCCGTCTCATTGTCCATGATCAGCGCGACGTGTTCGAGGAACCCCTGCAGGTTGTCGAAATTCTCCAGCGCTTTGACCAGTTCCTTGAGGTTTTCCAGCCGGCCCGGGGAATCGGGGTTCTTGTCGTTTTGCCACATCTCGGTGTAGCCGCTCTCGTCGAGCATGACCTCGGCCAGTTCCACATGGCTCATGGTCTTGGCCAGCGGCTTGTCCTCGTCGATCAGCACCAGATCATCATCATCCTGCTGCACCTCCGAGGGGAGGCCCAGTTGCTGGCGGGCCACCTCGTGCCAGCGGTCGATCTGCTCGACGAAGGTGGCCAGCTTGCCCGCGCCCTTGCCGGTGATCTCCTTGTCGCGCAGCAGCAGCCGCGCGCCGTTGAGCAGCGTCGTGCCGTTCGCGCGCGCCTTGATCTGGATCTTCTGCTGCGCCTTGTCGCCGAGGCCCCGCTTGGGCGTGTTGACGATGCGCTCGAAGGCCAGATCATCTTCGGGCGAGACCACCAGCCGGAAATAGGCCATGGCATCGCGAATCTCGAGCCGCTCGTA encodes:
- a CDS encoding DUF4405 domain-containing protein, with translation MKPVIQRYATPLITGLFLVSLISGIALFFHWNMGWFHGMHEWLSMVLILPFALHLWKNWRPMTAYMRKPAFGLAMVASLVMALAFVVPSLSGADGAPGGGRPPQFAAAGLVLEGSVAEVAALIDVPAADLGATLTEAGFAVGGQEESLASIARASGRSDGEILAALIGAER